A genome region from candidate division KSB1 bacterium includes the following:
- a CDS encoding insulinase family protein → MEEWLMSKLFMGAAMIVLTAFVASARSSLIPGDVLHGFRLLETRYVPEVNAECLYFEHVRSGAHLIKIAAADANKTFSIAFKTLPNSDAGTPHILEHAVLNGSQNFPVKSPFDVLAKGSLNTFLNAMTGNDFTIYPVASMNEKDYFNLMHVYLDAVFFPLIYQEPRILMQEGWHHELTDRNAEVVYRGVVYNEMKGAFSNPSRELEYQAYKELFPDTPYRFSSGGYPSAIPTLTNEAFLDFHRTYYHPSNSLILLYGDADLQRELKFIDEKYLSRFNRKGQKRIDIPVQRPFSEKKVKIAYYSATQGADPSRQSYLSLSWVCGSGGDPLDVMTLEVLQEVLIEQEAAPIRVALQQAGIGREVYAQLDVLRQNVFQIIAQDAALEDLTRFHDIVMGVLQQVVEKGLDKEALEGAINRLEFRLREENDAQKGLTLNFKLLPTWAYADDPFCGLEYEKPLAQLKEALTSPLLESRIRRWLLHNPHCLLMALAPQPDREQQLNRAVEEELRQFKASLNDQQIDELISRTKDLLDYQQREDSPEALATIPVLELSDIQKEAPWYEVSEHFLAGRALYHYEDFTNGVIYLRLFFDLRVLPQELLPYAALLAEALGNLNTEHYSFGELDKALYLHTGGFSVDLTSYLGERRDENLLPFLMVAGKATHSKADKLIALMSEIVRTTRFDDRERLRTVLARHQSRLDESIRRDGLTYARLRLASYFSREGFFDEMTSGYDYYRWVTRLVDDFDSRADEIAATLRKTADLLFCRDHLVISATSAAEGLSILQAELPALVEALPTRSGEKPIWQFSLAPRNEGIAAPSKVQYVVKGYDFKKLGYEWHGSLRVVEQLLSREYLQQTVRVVGGAYGGFCTFSPTGRVVFSSYRDPNLRETLQAFDNAPQFLRNFTADDKEMTRLIIGATARVDRPMTPAAKGDLAFRRRMENVTRAQVQSEREQMLATNVKEIRSSADLVAAVLKKNVYCVYGNEDKLAGAGDLFQNLLRLSKSLR, encoded by the coding sequence ATGGAGGAATGGCTGATGAGCAAGCTTTTTATGGGCGCGGCCATGATCGTGCTGACGGCCTTTGTCGCATCTGCGCGTTCTTCGCTAATACCGGGCGATGTGCTGCATGGTTTTCGCCTGCTGGAAACGCGCTATGTGCCGGAGGTGAATGCCGAGTGCTTATACTTTGAGCATGTCCGCAGCGGCGCCCATTTGATAAAAATAGCTGCCGCCGATGCCAACAAGACTTTTAGTATTGCCTTTAAAACGCTCCCCAATTCGGACGCCGGTACGCCGCACATCCTCGAACATGCGGTGCTCAACGGCTCCCAAAACTTTCCGGTCAAAAGTCCGTTCGATGTGCTCGCCAAAGGCTCACTCAACACCTTTTTGAATGCCATGACCGGCAACGACTTTACGATCTATCCTGTCGCCTCGATGAATGAAAAGGACTATTTCAATCTGATGCACGTCTATCTCGATGCGGTGTTTTTTCCCTTGATCTACCAGGAACCGCGAATCCTGATGCAGGAAGGATGGCACCATGAATTAACCGATCGCAACGCCGAGGTTGTTTACCGCGGCGTTGTTTATAATGAGATGAAGGGGGCGTTCTCCAATCCCTCGCGCGAACTCGAATATCAGGCTTACAAGGAGCTTTTCCCCGATACGCCGTACCGCTTTTCCTCAGGCGGTTATCCGAGCGCCATCCCTACTCTAACCAATGAAGCCTTTCTCGACTTTCATCGCACCTATTATCATCCGAGCAACAGCCTGATTCTTCTCTACGGTGACGCAGATCTGCAGCGCGAGCTCAAGTTCATTGACGAAAAATACCTTTCCCGTTTCAACCGCAAAGGACAGAAGCGCATCGACATCCCTGTGCAACGCCCGTTTTCAGAAAAGAAAGTCAAGATTGCTTACTATTCGGCGACACAAGGCGCCGATCCGTCTCGGCAAAGCTATCTCAGTCTTAGCTGGGTTTGCGGCTCCGGCGGCGATCCGCTCGACGTCATGACTCTGGAGGTTCTGCAGGAGGTCTTGATCGAACAGGAAGCGGCGCCCATCCGAGTTGCTCTGCAGCAGGCCGGCATCGGCCGCGAGGTTTACGCCCAACTCGACGTCCTGCGACAAAATGTCTTTCAGATCATCGCTCAGGACGCGGCTCTCGAAGACCTTACCCGATTTCATGACATCGTAATGGGCGTACTGCAGCAGGTGGTGGAAAAAGGCCTGGATAAGGAAGCATTAGAGGGGGCGATCAATCGCCTGGAGTTCCGTCTGCGTGAAGAGAACGATGCGCAAAAAGGGCTTACCCTCAACTTTAAGCTGCTGCCGACCTGGGCCTATGCCGACGATCCTTTTTGTGGTCTCGAATACGAAAAACCTCTGGCGCAGCTTAAGGAGGCGCTGACCTCACCTTTGCTCGAAAGTAGGATACGTAGGTGGTTGCTCCATAACCCCCACTGCCTGCTGATGGCCTTGGCGCCGCAGCCCGACCGCGAGCAGCAGCTCAATCGCGCCGTCGAAGAAGAGCTGCGGCAATTCAAGGCCTCATTGAACGATCAGCAGATCGACGAACTGATCTCACGCACCAAGGACCTCCTGGATTATCAGCAGCGCGAAGATTCGCCGGAAGCCCTGGCGACTATACCGGTGCTCGAGTTATCCGACATTCAGAAAGAGGCGCCCTGGTACGAAGTGAGCGAACATTTTCTTGCCGGTAGAGCGCTTTATCATTATGAGGATTTCACCAACGGCGTGATCTATCTGCGGCTGTTCTTTGATTTGCGCGTCCTGCCGCAGGAACTGCTCCCCTACGCAGCCCTGCTTGCCGAGGCGCTGGGCAATCTAAACACCGAGCATTACTCTTTCGGCGAACTGGACAAGGCGCTCTATCTGCACACCGGCGGGTTCAGCGTCGATCTGACGAGCTACCTTGGCGAGCGCCGCGATGAAAATCTGCTGCCGTTCCTGATGGTTGCCGGTAAAGCAACGCATTCAAAAGCAGACAAGCTGATTGCGCTGATGAGTGAAATCGTGCGCACGACCCGATTCGATGATCGCGAGCGGCTGCGTACCGTCTTGGCGCGCCATCAGTCCCGCCTGGACGAAAGCATCCGTCGCGATGGACTCACCTATGCCCGACTGCGGCTTGCCTCCTACTTTAGCCGAGAAGGCTTTTTTGATGAGATGACCTCGGGATATGACTATTATCGCTGGGTCACTCGGCTCGTCGACGATTTCGACAGCCGAGCCGACGAGATCGCTGCGACGCTGCGCAAAACAGCCGACCTGCTCTTTTGCCGTGACCATCTTGTCATTTCCGCCACTTCTGCGGCGGAGGGCCTTTCCATCCTGCAGGCAGAATTGCCGGCGCTCGTCGAGGCGCTGCCGACTCGATCAGGCGAAAAGCCGATCTGGCAGTTCAGTCTTGCACCGCGCAACGAAGGTATCGCCGCTCCTTCCAAGGTGCAATATGTCGTCAAAGGCTACGATTTCAAAAAACTGGGCTACGAGTGGCACGGCAGTCTGCGGGTGGTCGAACAACTGTTATCGCGCGAGTACCTTCAGCAGACCGTCCGCGTCGTCGGCGGCGCCTACGGCGGATTTTGCACCTTCTCGCCTACCGGCAGAGTCGTCTTTTCCTCGTACCGGGACCCCAATCTGCGCGAAACACTGCAGGCATTCGATAATGCGCCGCAGTTCCTGCGCAATTTTACCGCCGACGATAAGGAGATGACGCGACTCATCATCGGCGCTACGGCACGCGTCGACCGTCCCATGACGCCTGCCGCCAAAGGCGATTTGGCTTTCCGCCGCCGCATGGAGAACGTGACCCGCGCTCAGGTACAGTCCGAGCGTGAGCAAATGCTGGCAACAAATGTAAAAGAGATTCGCAGCAGCGCCGACCTCGTTGCCGCAGTGCTGAAGAAAAACGTTTACTGCGTCTATGGTAACGAGGACAAACTTGCCGGGGCGGGTGATCTTTTTCAAAATTTGCTTCGCCTGAGCAAATCATTGCGATAG